The following proteins come from a genomic window of Rutidosis leptorrhynchoides isolate AG116_Rl617_1_P2 chromosome 10, CSIRO_AGI_Rlap_v1, whole genome shotgun sequence:
- the LOC139871961 gene encoding auxin response factor 19-like, which produces MKIPANCAGSTLMTTNPGEGGEKNRLINPELWQACAGPLVNLPAAGTHVVYFPQGHSEQVAASMKKDVDAQIPNYPNLQSKLLCMLHSITLHADTETDEVYAQMTLQPVPSFDREALLRSDLMMKVNKPQTEFFCKTLTASDTSTHGGFSVPRRAAEKIFPPLDFSMQPPAQELVARDLHDNVWTFRHIYRGQPKRHLLTTGWSLFVSGKRLFAGDSVLFIRDEKQQLLLGIRRANRQPANLSSSVLSSDSMHIGILAAAAHAAANNSPFTVFYNPRASPSEFVIPLAKYYKSVCSNQISLGMRFRMMFETEESGTRRYMGTITAISDLDAVRWKNSQWRNLQVGWDEATAGERRNRVSIWEIEPVTAPFYMYPNPSVYQMKRPRQGMFGDESADLDSLFNRTSPWLSETMSMKEPGLSLVQWMNMQQNPSMANQIQPSYLNPLAGSVLQNYGGPQMLTQNNNLQFNSQRSTSQLDHLIKQPQPTTTNPLAMMMQPQSTDLTQQTTRQNLINQTLTPNQVQSQIQSQNILQLQQLQQQQHHHQQQLQQHQQQQQQLHQKQQMMAVNQSQSQQHHQQQLQQQQHQQQQMMAVSQSQSQSQQKIQLPEKQVQQKLHHQQQSFPVQGQQVPQDQGFTRSISNSQMTELPFQTPITTSVPQQMPRNSNEPIFRFSNLTRQPKLQHQQEMSGHMTGPPLMPTNQLSTNGSSLLTGTGSEDGPSCSTSPSTNNSQNTVPSMINTRSYAQSTQMVNDHLINNTSGLETISTTNGNFGKDLQQKVDVKPSVNISKTQNQSFLAPQTYLHNLGGTHMDCLESSSSATSICISQHDVHLQPHNSNHPSFNSIGEVQDNPINSIPFGVNIDNRLDMSSMIPDLLITNGVIGPDKDFQNNASSAGGLISSYENPTKDTQPELSSSMVSQSFGVPDMTINSIDSTINDGSLLNNGVWAPPRQHFQRLRTYTKVYKRGAVGRSIDITAYSGYDELKQDLARRFGIEGQLEDRQRIGWKLVYVDHENDVLLVGDDPWEEFVSCVRCIKILSPQEVQQMSLDGDFGGNNVLQNQTCSSSGGGKV; this is translated from the exons ATGAAGATTCCAGCAAACTGTGCCGGATCGACTTTAATGACAACGAATCCCGGTGAAG GTGGAGAAAAAAACCGGTTAATTAATCCGGAGCTTTGGCAAGCGTGTGCCGGACCTTTAGTCAACTTACCGGCGGCCGGTACACACGTTGTTTATTTTCCTCAAGGCCACAGCGAACag GTTGCTGCATCTATGAAGAAGGATGTGGATGCTCAAATTCCAAACTATCCCAATCTTCAGTCGAAGTTGTTATGCATGCTTCATAGCATCACATTGCAC GCTGATACAGAAACAGATGAAGTATATGCGCAAATGACGTTGCAACCTGTTCCTTCG tttgaTAGAGAAGCATTATTAAGGTCGGATCTGATGATGAAAGTAAACAAGCCACAGACCGAGTTTTTCTGTAAAACATTGACAGCTAGTGATACAAGCACTCATGGCGGTTTTTCTGTTCCTCGTCGAGCAGCCGAAAAAATATTCCCGCCTCTC GATTTTTCGATGCAACCGCCTGCACAAGAACTTGTGGCCAGAGATCTACATGACAATGTATGGACATTTCGTCATATCTATCGCG GACAACCAAAACGTCACTTGCTTACAACTGGTTGGAGTCTCTTTGTTAGCGGGAAACGGCTTTTTGCGGGAGACTCGGTCTTGTTTATAAG GGATGAAAAGCAGCAACTTTTATTAGGTATTAGACGAGCTAACAGACAACCAGCAAACTTATCATCATCAGTTTTATCAAGTGACAGCATGCATATCGGAATATTAGCTGCTGCGGCCCACGCAGCTGCAAACAACAGTCCCTTCACTGTATTTTATAACCCAAG GGCTAGTCCGTCTGAGTTTGTGATTCCGTTAGCCAAGTATTACAAATCAGTATGCAGTAACCAAATATCTCTTGGTATGCGCTTCCGAATGATGTTCGAGACTGAAGAGTCCGGAACACGAAG GTATATGGGTACGATTACTGCTATCAGTGATCTTGATGCTGTGAGATGGAAAAACTCACAATGGCGTAACCTACAG GTTGGTTGGGATGAAGCTACTGCAGGGGAACGGCGTAACCGTGTCTCGATATGGGAGATTGAACCTGTTACCGCTCCCTTTTATATGTACCCGAACCCATCGGTTTACCAAATGAAACGTCCGAGACAAGGAATGTTCGGTGACGAATCCGCAGATCTCGACAGCTTATTCAATAGAACCTCACCGTGGCTCAGTGAAACTATGTCGATGAAGGAACCGGGACTAAGTTTAGTTCAATGGATGAATATGCAGCAGAACCCATCTATGGCTAATCAAATACAACCGAGCTACTTGAACCCGTTGGCGGGTTCAGTCCTGCAAAATTATGGTGGACCCCAAATGCTTACTCAGAATAATAACTTACAGTTCAATAGTCAACGGTCAACCTCACAACTTGATCACCTAATAAAACAACCTCAACCGACCACCACTAACCCATTAGCCATGATGATGCAACCACAATCGACCGACCTGACCCAGCAAACAACTAGACAAAATCTGATCAATCAAACGTTGACCCCGAACCAAGTTCAGTCCCAGATTCAATCTCAAAATATTCTCCAACTACAACAACTTCAACAgcaacaacatcatcatcaacaacaactgcaacaacatcagcaacaacaacaacaattacatcaAAAGCAGCAGATGATGGCTGTcaatcaaagtcaaagtcaacaacatcatcagcaacaactgcaacaacaacaacatcaacagcaGCAGATGATGGCTgtcagtcaaagtcaaagtcaaagtcaacagaaaatccAGTTGCCAGAAAAGCAGGTTCAACAGAAGCTTCATCATCAGCAACAATCGTTTCCAGTACAAGGGCAACAAGTGCCCCAAGATCAAGGCTTTACAAGGTCAATTTCAAATAGCCAAATGACTGAATTACCCTTTCAAACACCCATCACAACATCAGTACCACAACAGATGCCACGAAATAGTAACGAGCCGATTTTTCGGTTTTCCAATCTTACTCGGCAACCGAAGCTTCAACATCAGCAAGAAATGTCAGGGCACATGACAGGGCCCCCCTTAATGCCAACCAATCAGCTTTCGACAAATGGTAGCAGTTTATTGACGGGAACTGGTAGCGAGGATGGTCCATCATGCTCCACATCACCCTCAACGAATAACAGCCAGAATACGGTTCCGTCTATGATCAATACTAGATCCTACGCCCAAAGTACACAAATGGTCAACgatcatttaataaataatacgaGTGGTTTGGAAACAATATCTACTACAAATGGCAATTTTGGTAAAGACTTGCAGCAAAAAGTTGATGTGAAACCTTCAGTAAACATTTCAAAGACTCAAAATCAAAGTTTTTTAGCTCCACAGACATACTTGCATAATCTTGGTGGGACCCATATGGATTGTTTAGAAAGTTCATCATCTGCAACTTCGATTTGCATTTCCCAGCATGATGTTCATTTGCAACCTCATAACTCAAATCATCCGTCTTTCAACTCAATTGGGGAAGTTCAAGATAATCCCATAAATAGTATTCCGTTTGGGGTTAACATAGACAACCGTCTCGATATGTCGTCAATGATTCCCGACCTTTTAATCACAAACGGAGTGATTGGACCCGATAAAGATTTCCAGAACAATGCCAGCTCAGCAGGAGGCTTGATTTCGAGTTACGAAAACCCGACTAAGGATACTCAACCGGAACTCTCTTCATCGATGGTATCTCAGTCATTTGGTGTTCCAGATATGACTATCAACTCAATTGACTCGACCATAAACGATGGAAGCTTATTAAATAATGGTGTCTGGGCCCCACCACGTCAACATTTTCAACGATTGCGGACTTATACCAAG GTCTACAAACGAGGAGCAGTTGGAAGATCTATTGATATTACTGCGTATTCAGGATATGACGAGTTAAAACAAGACCTTGCGCGAAGGTTTGGTATCGAGGGTCAACTGGAGGATCGACAAAGAATCGGTTGGAAACTTGTGTATGTGGATCATGAGAACGACGTTCTTCTTGTTGGGGATGACCCGTGGGA GGAATTTGTAAGCTGCGTACGCTGCATTAAAATCTTGTCACCTCAAGAAGTGCAGCAGATGAGCTTAGATGGAGATTTTGGAGGGAATAATGTTCTTCAGAATCAAACTTGCAGCAGTTCGGGTGGTGGAAAAGTGTAA